A window of Arcobacter acticola genomic DNA:
ATTGGCGAAATACTTAATACTTCTGTTGCGTTTAATTTCATCTTAACTTCTCTCTTTTCCAATAATATCAAAAATAGTAGCACCCTCTTCTGCTGTACTAATATTTGCTCTAACTATTGAGAATAAATTTCTTCCATAATTAGCGTGATTTGCAGATAAATCTGCTTTTTTTATTTGTCTTCTAATTTTTTCTTCTGAAGGTATTTCTAAATTTAATTTTCCGTTTTTAACATCTAAACAGATAATATCACCATCTTCAATAAGTGCAATATTTCCACCTTTTGCAGCTTCTTCAACAAGATGAATAGCTGATGGAACTTTTCCTGAAGCCCCTGACATTCTTCCATCTGTTACGATGGCAACTTTATAACCTTTATCTTGAAGAACTCCAAGTGAAGGTAATAATCCATGAAGTTCAGGCATACCATTTGCTTTTGGACCTTGGTATTTTACAACTGCTACAAAATCTTTGTCTAATAAACCTTTTTTAAATGCATCTTTTAATTCATCTTGAGTTGAAAAAACCATAGCAGGAGCTTTTACATATAAATGCTCTTCTTTTAGTGCTGAAGTTTTTATAATACTTCTTCCTAAATTTCCTTCAAGTAAAGTGATTCCACCCTCTTTTGAAAAAGGAGCTGCTACACTTGAGATAATATCTTTATCTCTTGAAACTGTTGCACCTTTGTTAAAAGTTAATACATTATCTTTTAATGATGGTTCAACAATATAATTTTTTAAACCAAAACCAACTACAGTATTTACATCTTCGTGTACAAGACCTGCATTTATTAATTCATGAATAACAACGCTCATACCACCTGCATCTCTGAAGTGATTAACATCAGCACTTCCATTTGGATATAACTTACATAAAAGTGGAGTAACTTTTGAAATCATATTAAAATCATCCCAATTTAAAATAATTCCAGCAGCTCTTGCCATTGCAATTAAATGGATAGTATGATTTGTAGAACCACCCGTTGCCATTAACCCAACTATTGCATTAACAAAACTTTTTTCAGTCACAATATCTGCTATTGGTGTGAAATTATTTTTAAACGCTGTTAAATTTAATAGTGTTCTTGATGCTTCTTGTGTTAATTCATCACGAAGTAATGTATTAGCATTTACAAAAGAAGAGTTAGGCATTTGTAGTCCCATCATCTCTAAAAGCATTTGATTTGAATTTGCAGTTCCATAAAAAGTACAAGTCCCACTACTATGATACGAAGCTGCTTCTACTTTAAATAGTGCCTTTTCATCAACTTTACCTTGAGCAAATTCTTGACGTACAGATGCTTTTTCTTTATTTGAAATACCAGATGGCATTGGACCAGCTGGCATAAATATTGCAGGTAAATGTCCAAAAGATAAAGCTCCAATTAGAAGTCCTGGAACAATTTTGTCACAAACTCCTAAAAATATAGCTCCATCATAAACATTATGAGATAAGCCAATTGCAGCACCCATTGCTATATTATCTCTTGAAAATAGACTTAATTCCATTCCTTCAAAACCTTGTGTAACACCATCACACATAGCAGGAACTCCTGATGCAACTTGAGCAGTGGCACCTTCTTGTAATAAAGTTCTTTTTATAAG
This region includes:
- the edd gene encoding phosphogluconate dehydratase — its product is MNEIILEVTQNIIERSKTSREIYLNRVKEVSSKKVNRSKMGCSNLAHTIAPMSSVEKEAMSNMLTPNIAIVTSYNDMLSAHEPFSVYPPLIKRTLLQEGATAQVASGVPAMCDGVTQGFEGMELSLFSRDNIAMGAAIGLSHNVYDGAIFLGVCDKIVPGLLIGALSFGHLPAIFMPAGPMPSGISNKEKASVRQEFAQGKVDEKALFKVEAASYHSSGTCTFYGTANSNQMLLEMMGLQMPNSSFVNANTLLRDELTQEASRTLLNLTAFKNNFTPIADIVTEKSFVNAIVGLMATGGSTNHTIHLIAMARAAGIILNWDDFNMISKVTPLLCKLYPNGSADVNHFRDAGGMSVVIHELINAGLVHEDVNTVVGFGLKNYIVEPSLKDNVLTFNKGATVSRDKDIISSVAAPFSKEGGITLLEGNLGRSIIKTSALKEEHLYVKAPAMVFSTQDELKDAFKKGLLDKDFVAVVKYQGPKANGMPELHGLLPSLGVLQDKGYKVAIVTDGRMSGASGKVPSAIHLVEEAAKGGNIALIEDGDIICLDVKNGKLNLEIPSEEKIRRQIKKADLSANHANYGRNLFSIVRANISTAEEGATIFDIIGKERS